CACATCCTCCTCTGACATTGGAACCATGCGTTATTCCTGTCTCCATGGAAATCGACTCAGACCCGTTCTGCTCTTGGCCCCTACCGGTACATACCACTTTTCAGCATATTCTAATTTACTATATATAACTGTTTTCTTTGCATATGTGTGGTAAACCCTTTTTTGGAGGGTTATCATTGTGAAAAGAGTTGTGTTATGGTGTCCCATCTTTCAGGTAAGGACTTCTCCAGCTTCACTGTACGTATTCATGTCTGTCCACCTCCTGGGTTCTTCAAACCCAACCGTTTTCACCCCCAGAAGAATAATATTCGGACAGAATGGTACACTGGATTGTCGACCTCCCAGGCTGGTAAGACTGAAGAACTGTTTGTATAAACTAACAAATGTTACCCACCACAGTTATCTTATTACTTTCATTCCCCTTTTCCTTTCTTACGTGTGAAGatatcagtttttcttttgttgtttgtttgtcacaGGGACCTGTGAACCTCCCACTCCACATTACAATAGCTCAGTTTTGGGTGATTTACTGCCGAGGGCTCACCTCCAGTTTCTTTCTGCTATCAGCTCCCAGTGCTCAGCTTTTGCTGATGGCGTGGCTTTGCTCAAAGTCTGGGTTCGTCAACGAGAGCTCAACCAGGTAGTTTTATTGGTTGTCTTACTTTGTATGTGTAACATTGCATTTATTCGTTAGTCTTCTTACACTGTTTATCTCACCTTTATCCTATTGCTTTCTTAATGCCTTATAGGGCACTGGTTGTTTTAATGGCTTCCTGAGTTCAATGCTATTGGCTTACCTGCTGACCACTCATAGAATCAGTAACACCATGACAGCCTATCAGCTACTACGAAACAGCTTGAATTTTCTCGgtaagaacattttaaacaaactaaaccaCAACTTTTCAGATAAAGCATAATAAAGTACACAATACAATACAGCTTTACTAGGCAgtgtttattatatattttactgtaatttacaaATTCGTCTTCTGACCTTTAGCATCTACAGACTTGACCGTGAATGGGATTAGTCTAGCCAGAGATCCTGACTCTACAGCTGTGAGTGCACTAGCTCAAATTTTAAACCATCAACCTGTACATgcaatgtttatatatttttatttaaatatttctaaagaaCAAATTTTTgtcttcccttttttctttatatcCTTTAGCCATCTCTTGCAGAGTTTCACAGTGCTTTCCAGGTTGTGTTTGTTGACCCTTCAGGACATCTTAACATGTGTGCTGACATGACCACTTGTACGTACAGACAGGTAAGGGCTGTCAAAACAAATGAGAATTCAAATAAGATCAATATTTGGGTTGTGATAATAAGCAGCAGGTTTTGATAATGTACAAACTGTTTCTCAGCTGCAGCATGAAGCATCTGTGTCAATGCAGTTCTGGGACAACCCTACAGTGGATGCTTTCCACAGCCTCCTCATGACCCCCAAACCCATGATAAGGACAAGCGACCATGTGTTCCAGTATGACTCTTTATCAGCTAATGCAGCAAAACTAATTACAATCATCCATCTTGTGTACCACATAAACATCATTTCATACTATCACTTATGTAATCTCTTTTTTTGCAGTTGACTGATCTAATTAGCTAGAATTTCAACTAAAGGCAATGCAACCATCCTTTCAACTCTTCTGTTTCGTCCTTTTAATGTCTGAATCAGGTTATGTGATCTGGTGAAGCTTCAGTCTGGTTGTAAGAAGCTGAATCTCCTCAACGAACTGATGGACCACTGTGGGGATTATGTTCAAACCATGCTCCCTTATATTCTGTCTCTGCTTCAACAAGGACTGGGACAAAGGGTTTGCCTCCTCACCCACTCCCGTTCTCCTGACCCTGAGGTGGGAAAAACTTGTATTCAGTGGTTATAAGGGTTAAAGTAATTAATGTCTGGCTGACTTGATTAggaaaacatgcattttgtcCATAATTAACAAAGACGTCATTTAATCAGCCCTACTTATTACAATTCTAGCAGTGCTCAGCACAGTTTAAATCTTTCCCACAATTACTGAAATTGGTAAGTACTtactactttttatttcatcacagTGGTCTCTGGACAGTGAAGCCCCGAAATACAAAGCTCAACCTCCTGTCTCGTTTGGTTTACTGTTAAGGCCAGATTTGGCCATGTCTGTCCTGGAAAGAGGCCCTGCTGCAGACAGCCCAAAGGTAGCCTCGCCTGCATCTATCTTCTGGACGTGTGCAGTGTTACTGTACCCAATTGTATTGAGTGCAAAATTGTAAATGCTACAAACTGaaagcaaattattttcaatgtCCAACATAACAATTATTTTACAACAGGGTGCATCTAGTTTAAAATTGCTCTTGTAGTAATCTAACAATATGTGGtttttacaaacaaagctcactttaatttctgatattGCTTAGATTTAAGAGAATTGAAGACTTAAAGCTTGTAAAATAGACAAACCATTATacagatttatttgttttgtgtctttattatgTAAGGGTTACGATGCTTGAACAATAATTGATTTTTAAGGACTAAGGTGTTTGTCTACTAGGCCGCTGAATTTCGGAAGCTCTGGGGTTCTCGCTCCGAGCTTCGTCGCTTCCAGGACGGTGCCATCACTGAGGCTGTGCTGTGGGAAGCAGAGACCATGTACCAAAAACGACTAGTCCCCAGACAGATCATCACACACCTGCTACAACTGTATGTATTTTATCTTGACACAATAACTCAAGACACaatatacattattattactgttaataACAAAGTGTTAGTTTGTTAGGTTGGTGTGTTTTTAGCTGTATTGATAATACaagtatactgtatgttgtcgtgttaaaaggaaaaaataaggCAAATCTAATTTATAGACTACCAGAAAGAATGTTATTAATTCATCAAACATAAAGTCATGGCCACAAATATCGGCACCCTTGTAAttatgtcagaaaatgcaaccctacACTACTGTTTTGGTATTCACATTCTCATTGCTATTGTTTGTAATGGAAcgacacaaaaaaaacaggatagAAAAATCAAGCGTTAAAACTTTAAGCATGTGATGTTcctttaatttgtatttagacacctGTGGCAAGTACCAGGTGTAGGAGACCAAGGAGGACACCAATGCTGAAATAGGCATAAAAAGTaagactggagtttgccaaaacttctgtgacaaaaccacaatccttctggaAGAATgaactgtggacagatgagactaAAGTAGAgatttttggtaaaggacatcacggcaatgtttacagaaaaagaaataaagccttcaaagaaaagaacatagTCCCTACAGTCAAATATGTTGGAGATTCAAAGATGATTTCagggttgctttgctgcttctggcactggaagccttgactgtgtgaacagtatcataaaatctgatgattaccaaagaattttggggcGTATCgtagtggccagtgtcagaaagctgcatCTCCACCAGAGGTTCATGGTTtttccaacaggacaatgacccgaaacacacttcaaaaagcactcAGAAATGTTTACAAGCAAGgcgctggagagttctgaaacagcagttgggagaaggGATCCTTAAAATCTGAATGACCAATGTTCgcaaaagaagagtggtccaaaattccagtagagaggtttaagaaactcattcatggttacaggaggcgACTGATTTCAGTTATTGTTTCCAAAGGGGGTGCTAGCAAATATGAAGTTAAGGGTGCCAATAATAATGTTCAgtccatttttgagttctgtgtgaatttttatcaagtttgacttttcttctcggTTTTATCAATAAGCAtgtaaataccaaaacatttgcaattggaacaatattccgagagaagggttgcattaTTTTTGACACAATTGCAAGGGTAccgtgtggttttttttttttttttaaatgagacaaACCGATGCTTTGATGCAGTGGTAGCTGGCTTAAATAGAAACTTGGGTTTATCTGATGCGTAATATTAAATGCCAAGGTGCTGTAGTCGCCACTTTGTTCTCAGATTTTGCTTATTTAATCCCCCCCACCCACTGCACTACAGTAATCTTACTCTATTTTTAGTAAAGGAAGTCAGCATAGGTTAACACATTGAATAATGCAAGTTACACATTTCTGTTTACAAAGATCATCATGTCAACGTGCTCTGGGTTCAGTCTTGTACGCATTGTTGCATACGCTTGTCCAGCTTCTGACAATAGCGATGGCAATGAGACCCCAGGTATACACAAATAGTGTCTAGCCAGAGTAGCCAGTTTGGGAAATCTCGGCCCATTAACCCTCCACCAGTCCAGGGGATTTATGTCTAGTGACGGAGCAATGTCTCTTAAGTAGTAATCCACCTGAGCCTCGGAGTCAGTGGCATAGGAGGAACTGTAGTTATCGCCGAGGAGCAACATCATAGTGTTTTTGGTATCACTTCTCATTTGTGAGGGCATAGCCACCTGGCTAATATCAGGTGTGACCAGTGTCTCCTGCTGTTCATCTTTTGTGCCTACAGTAGTAGTTATCACATCTAGTTTTGAAACTAGTTCATGCAGTTTGACCTTTGCAGCCAGTCTCCCTGTTGGCGTAAGGAAGCTGAGGTGCTTGTGACGAGGGTCCAGCATGGAGGCAACCAGTGCTGGTTTGGAGGCAAGGTCATTAGAGTCAACCTGTGGATGTTAACATAAAATAGGAGTCATTaagaatgaaataaacacaacGCACTTTGTTCCTTTTATATCCATATTAATCTTGGTTTTCAGAATTTCtatttatattacatattatatacaaaatatttcatttaaagtacaaatgaaAGGTTGGTGCCTACCTCCATAAGATTTCTAAGAGACTTTTGAACTTTCCGCTTGAACTCAGAGACTTGTTCAACATCATTTTCCTTTGAAACAAGGTGAGTCTGAATGAGGCTGAATGTGATGGGGTAGATGTTTGAAATGGACACCTCTGTTTCAGCAGATATGACTGTTGTTGCCCATTTCAGCGTTGCCAGCACTGGTGTGAAATTCTCAATTATTTGCCAGCAGTCATCTTCAATCTCAAGCATTTGGGCTTCCTGTCTGTTTGTGACAGTGCGATCAGAGAGCACAGCTTTAATTGCCCACCTTTGCTCTAGCAGGCGTTCAAACATATTGCAGATAGTGTCCCATCTCGCTTTGCTTGATTGGATAAGCTTGTGCTGTGGAAGGCACATTTGAACTTGCTTTTGTTCCAAGGCCTCACTTGCCAGCAAGCTGTGATTGAAGTGTTTTACTAGTTTCCCTGCAGCAGCAATGATGTGAACTAGATCCTCACTCAGTCCGTCACTGACCGCTAGCTGCAATGTAGTGGCAAAGCAAGTGGCATAGTCCCAGGTGACATGGGCACACGTGTGGGCTGCCAAACTGTCCTTTGGGTTGTTATGGACACATGCAGTCACTTTTCCAGTAATGCCCCATGTCTGCACCGTGTTGAGAAGCCTCTGTGTGACACTGTCTGTAGCAGAGTGACTGTCTGATGgtaatttgtgtgtctgcagcacaGCTGATCTCCCCTGCCAGTTTTCAGTTATGAACGAACAGGAAACTGTAATGTACCTCTGAATTGGGAGGGCTGTCCAGAAGTCAGCAGTGAGAGCCACCTTCTCTACTCTACCCAGCTGCATTACAAGCTCTTCCACCTTCTCATGGAAATGGCCTTCAATAAGGCGTGTAATATCACTAGCAGATGGCATTTTATAATTGTGTACAGTGTATGCAAGTAGCTCACGGAAGCCATCACCATTAACCATACTGATGGGAAGCATGTCCTTCTCTATCATTCTGGAGATAAGTTCAGTCACCTCTGCATGTGTTGCTACTGAAACGCCATCATTAGGCATTGTGTCTGGGTGCTTGTTTTTGATGTGGTACATCATACTGGTGGTGCTGCTCCTGTATTTCAGCTTTGTGTCGCACATGGTGCAATGGACCTCGTCATCCACTTTGATGAAAATGTCCCAAACAGAGCTCCGCTTTAGGCGCTTCCTTTCTCCATATTCCCGCTCAGGGGGGTTGGGTGACATAACGGCAACCTGCATGACATCCGAAGTACCCTCCTCCTCCATGCACTGAACAGTACAAATCACCGGTTTCTCGTCTTCGTCGAGCGGTGTATTGGATGGATGATGTCTACTCATGTGGTTCATCATGGAGCTAGTGGCTCCACCGCAGTATTTCAATGTAGCGTCACATTTCATGCAGCGGACGAAGTTCCCCACTTGCTCAAAGCAGTCCCACACAGAGCTCCGTCTCCTCCCTGTGCGCTTCATATTTGGCCGCTGGCTAATCGAACGCTTTTTACATTAGCACGCCAGCTAATGCTAATGTCGATTGCCGTTCTTTGGggtaatataaataaatcaagtttTCACTTGTTTCAATTTGATATTTACCGAAACGGAAAAATGACTGTGGGTGTGTCGCTTTTGTTGCCTCATTTCATAACATAACATCATGTATTTGTTATTCGTCAGGCACGCAGCTATCCCCGAATCCTGTGTGCGCTATGTGGCGGCGATGGTCGATGACGTCATCACGACAGGAAGCGAGGTAACTATGGATGGATGTTATTTACGGAGTTTAaaatttgatgtatttttatcaAACTTAAAATTTTATATGAACTTGGTTAGCTTTATTAAAACGGAATCTTTATGTGGTaatgaaaaccttttatttatagAAACTTTGCATATGCACATTCTTTGGCGGTGTTTTTGTTATAACTACAGAATATTAATGTATTCAATTTGattagttttctgttttgtttcttaagACTTTCACTCTTGTgataatgtttttgctttttgtttgttttaagaatGGTGTGACCACCAGAAGAGGGTGCTAGTGTTTCTATTACACCACACAATGCATACACACTACATAACAATGTATGGACACAGCATGTGTTTGATTTGGATTATGTTCTCCAGGTGCCTAGTACTGGAGAGGAGGAGAGTTTACTGGTGGTTCAGTCTTATGATGACCTGAGCAGAAAACTTTGGAGGCAAGAAGGCCTGCCTCTCACCATCACATCAGTGCAAGGAGCTCACCCTGCCCTCAGATACACCCAGGTAGAAAGCCTCTTGTTCTTAACAAGGATCTGCTGTCATTGTTGCAGTGATAAACATTACAATATTGTGTGAGTTTAAACACTAATCTTAAATTAGGTTATCGGTGgggttttctgcagttttaatgtGGTGTTTCATCCTCCAGGTCTTCCCCCCTCTGCCATTGAAACTGGACTATTCCTTCTTTGAAAGAGAAAAGACTTCTAGATCCCTTGTGCTAAAGGATAGCAAACCATGCCCTGCTTATATCACCCCTATAACAGGTCAGTGCTTAATCCACTAAGTAATTTCTTTGTTGTCCGCCATATATTTTACTTccactgaaaaatattttcatttgagttttctttctttggatGGCAATATATATGTCATTTTTGTCACAATCTGGAGTGAATATAGCCAGAATAACTGGGTGACAATCCATGTTTTTGCAGTAAATAATTATAGGTTATAAAGGCCTTTCGGTTATTGGTTATTGGCTTAAGGTTATTGTGTAAAGTCATATACAATGTTGTTTCAGTGATCTGTCACATGGAGGGCAGTGGAAAGTGGCCCCACGACCGCATTGCTATTCGGCATATCCGAGCTGCCTTCCACATCCGTCTCGCGGAGTTGATCAAAAAGCACCATAATTACACATGCAGGCCCTGCCCCACACACCTGGATGTCTGGAAGGTATTACCATTTAACTTAATGTATATGTCACTCACCTGTCTGTGAACCTGACCGGAGAtgtaaaatgatcacattttaaagttaaagatATGTCCAGACAAGTTGTTgccacagtttttgttttcatattatttCACAGTGATTAGATTCAGTTCACACAGCTATGTATCCATTTTCCGGATCTATTCAGGATGGCTTGGTGTTCCGGATCCAGGTGGCGTATCATCGGGAGCCTCAGGTCTTGAGGGAGAGTGTAAATGCAGAAGGTCTGCTGATTGTAAGGGACAATGAGGAGGCTCAGGCTCTGGAGATGGCTACAGTTCACAAGCCACAACTCACCAGCACATTACATGGGTAAAATTAAAGCCGTAATTACTGTAGcatctttatgtttttgtgcGAAATTAGGATATTAGGTTTCCTATAGTTTTTATAGCAACACATGTTGTTGTTGCAAGCATTACTTTTTGgttgtatgttttctttatacttttttactgcaccttttctgtcattatatGGTTTATCCTGTTGCTGCTAGactccagcagcagcactcCTGTTTCGGGGCAGTTTGTCGCCTGGCCAAACGCTGGCTGGGAGCCCAACTCTTCAGTGAAGACATTACAGAGGACACAGCAGACTTGCTGGTGGCATCACTCTTCCTGCAGCCTGCAC
This window of the Channa argus isolate prfri chromosome 11, Channa argus male v1.0, whole genome shotgun sequence genome carries:
- the LOC137136238 gene encoding E3 SUMO-protein ligase ZBED1-like produces the protein MKRTGRRRSSVWDCFEQVGNFVRCMKCDATLKYCGGATSSMMNHMSRHHPSNTPLDEDEKPVICTVQCMEEEGTSDVMQVAVMSPNPPEREYGERKRLKRSSVWDIFIKVDDEVHCTMCDTKLKYRSSTTSMMYHIKNKHPDTMPNDGVSVATHAEVTELISRMIEKDMLPISMVNGDGFRELLAYTVHNYKMPSASDITRLIEGHFHEKVEELVMQLGRVEKVALTADFWTALPIQRYITVSCSFITENWQGRSAVLQTHKLPSDSHSATDSVTQRLLNTVQTWGITGKVTACVHNNPKDSLAAHTCAHVTWDYATCFATTLQLAVSDGLSEDLVHIIAAAGKLVKHFNHSLLASEALEQKQVQMCLPQHKLIQSSKARWDTICNMFERLLEQRWAIKAVLSDRTVTNRQEAQMLEIEDDCWQIIENFTPVLATLKWATTVISAETEVSISNIYPITFSLIQTHLVSKENDVEQVSEFKRKVQKSLRNLMEVDSNDLASKPALVASMLDPRHKHLSFLTPTGRLAAKVKLHELVSKLDVITTTVGTKDEQQETLVTPDISQVAMPSQMRSDTKNTMMLLLGDNYSSSYATDSEAQVDYYLRDIAPSLDINPLDWWRVNGPRFPKLATLARHYLCIPGVSLPSLLSEAGQAYATMRTRLNPEHVDMMIFVNRNV
- the nol6 gene encoding nucleolar protein 6 — its product is MFHHSMCTCEREGKGKQYFSNSESICLNSKLESKSNMKNKQKVAEDLAETIPADSNHEEQEQEAQIKAKRRNPEEAGGDQLVYHPVKLSRSDLYRPPSAEELNQLKEAESLFHCSLLKMQMEELLKEVALSERKKQQIDSFIQTVTKLLQTVPDSPEFEVSDLSWLSSAVKVPFLLVPKTKKGKFHMTPPASVDLIGSYPLGTCIKPHIMVDLAVTIPADVLHPKDILNQRYPRKRALYLSGLAQHLTSSSDIGTMRYSCLHGNRLRPVLLLAPTGKDFSSFTVRIHVCPPPGFFKPNRFHPQKNNIRTEWYTGLSTSQAGTCEPPTPHYNSSVLGDLLPRAHLQFLSAISSQCSAFADGVALLKVWVRQRELNQGTGCFNGFLSSMLLAYLLTTHRISNTMTAYQLLRNSLNFLASTDLTVNGISLARDPDSTAPSLAEFHSAFQVVFVDPSGHLNMCADMTTCTYRQLQHEASVSMQFWDNPTVDAFHSLLMTPKPMIRTSDHVFQLCDLVKLQSGCKKLNLLNELMDHCGDYVQTMLPYILSLLQQGLGQRVCLLTHSRSPDPEWSLDSEAPKYKAQPPVSFGLLLRPDLAMSVLERGPAADSPKAAEFRKLWGSRSELRRFQDGAITEAVLWEAETMYQKRLVPRQIITHLLQLHAAIPESCVRYVAAMVDDVITTGSEVPSTGEEESLLVVQSYDDLSRKLWRQEGLPLTITSVQGAHPALRYTQVFPPLPLKLDYSFFEREKTSRSLVLKDSKPCPAYITPITVICHMEGSGKWPHDRIAIRHIRAAFHIRLAELIKKHHNYTCRPCPTHLDVWKDGLVFRIQVAYHREPQVLRESVNAEGLLIVRDNEEAQALEMATVHKPQLTSTLHGLQQQHSCFGAVCRLAKRWLGAQLFSEDITEDTADLLVASLFLQPAPFTPPGSPQVGFLRFLHLLSSFDWRNNPLIVNLNNQLTVADYTEIKNDFMASRESLPVMFIATPKDKKLSMWTKKAPSVQMLQRVVMVAAESLKVLEQQLMDSSQMQDVRVVMRPPLDAYDVLIHLNPKQVPLLSQAVDPPAVTFSRGVITGSVAQSGGALPVIDYNPVSLYLVELREAFGDLALFFCDPYGGTVIAVLWKPKAFNPLPFKTSQVSARRMEVTGEEVTMVPNVEAILEDFQIMGKGLVKSVEPRIEKWSF